CAGGCAGATGTAGTGGTTGCTAATATTCTGGCAGGGCCTTTAAAAGAGCTGGCTCCTTTTATTGTACAGTTGGTGAAACCTCAAGGTTTATTAGGGCTTTCTGGTATTTTAAATACGCAAGCAGAGTCTGTGTGTGAAGTGTATCAGCAAGATTTTTGTTTAGATCCTGTTGTTGAGAAAGAAGAGTGGTGTCGAATTACAGGTATTAAAAGAGGATAGCAAATGAAAAAAATTTTATTATTAAATGGCCCAAATTTGAATATGTTAGGGAAACGTGAGCCTGAGATTTATGGTGCACAAAGCCTTTTAAATATTGAGCAACATCTTCAACAGCTAGCGAGTGAGCAAGGTATTGAACTAGATTGCTTTCAGTCAAATAGTGAGGAGGCTTTGATTAATCGTATTCATCAAGCTTTTCAACAGGTTGATTTTATTTTATTTAATCCAGCCGCTTTTACACATACCAGTGTTGCGTTACGTGATGCGTTACTTTCTGTGAATATTCCTTTTGTAGAAATTCATCTTTCAAATGTTCACTCTCGAGAGCCTTTTCGCCATCACTCTTATTTTAGTGATATTGCACAAGCCGTTATTTGTGGATTGGGTGTAAAAGGGTATGAATATGGATTAGATTTTGCATTATCCGGG
This DNA window, taken from Pasteurella skyensis, encodes the following:
- the aroQ gene encoding type II 3-dehydroquinate dehydratase, translated to MKKILLLNGPNLNMLGKREPEIYGAQSLLNIEQHLQQLASEQGIELDCFQSNSEEALINRIHQAFQQVDFILFNPAAFTHTSVALRDALLSVNIPFVEIHLSNVHSREPFRHHSYFSDIAQAVICGLGVKGYEYGLDFALSGLKK